ACCGGCTCCTCGCCGTGAACGTCCGCCCGACCAAGCCCTACGGGGGCCGCCCGTCCGGCACCGTGACCACCCTGCGCGACTCCACCGAGCTCGCCGCGCTCTCCGGCCGGGCCGCGGTCGCCCGCGACCGGCTCCAGCTGCTCTACGACGCCGGCGTGCGCATCGGGACCACCCTGGACGTGGTCCGCACCGCCGAGGAACTCTCCGAGGTCGCGGTCCCGCGGTTCGCGGACTTCGTCACCGTCGAGCTGCTGGAGCCGGTGCTGCGCGGCGAGGAGCCCGGCGGCGGCACGCACACCGAGATGCGCCGGGCCGCCATCAGCGGGATCCGCGTCGATTCCCCGCTCCAGCCGGTGGGCGACGTCATCCGCTTCGTGGTGCCGACCGCGCCGATGGCAACGGCCCTGGACGCCGGGCGGGCGGTGCTCGCCGCCGATCTGACCGCCGCCTTCGGCTGGCGGGCCCAGGACCACGACGGCACCCGGGTGGCCCTGGACTACGGACTGCACTCGCTGATCTCCGTACCGCTCCAGGCCCGCGGGGTGGTCCTCGGCATGGCCAACTTCTGGCGGGCCGACACCCCCGAGCCCTTCGACGACGAGGACCTGTCCTTCGCCGAGGAGCTGGCGGCGCGGGCCGCGGTCTCCATCGACAACGCCCGCCGGTTCACGCGCGAGCACGCCGTGGCGGTGACCCTCCAGCGCAGCCTGCTGCCGCGGGTGCTGCCCGATCTGAGCGCCGTGGACGTCGCGTTCCGGTACCTGCCCGCGAAGGCGGGGGTGGGCGGGGACTGGTTCGACGTGATCCCGCTCGCCGGGGCCCGGGTCGCGCTGGTCGTCGGCGACGTGGTGGGGCACGGGGTGCACGCCGCCGCCACCATGGGCCGGCTGCGGACCGCCGTGCACAACTTCTCCACGCTCGACATGCCGCCCGACGAGCTGCTGGGCCACCTCGACGAGCTGATCGACCGGATCGACCAGGACGAGTCCTCGGCCGACGAGGATTCCGGGGAGGGCGAGTCCTCGAGCGTCACCGGCGCCACCTGTCTGTACGCGGTGTACGACCCGGTGTCCGGCCGCTGCGCCGTGGCCAGCGCCGGCCACCCCGGCCCGGCCCTGGTCGGGGCCGACGGGCGGGTCGAGTATCCCGAGCTGCCGATCGGGCTGCCCCTGGGCGTCGGCGGGATGCCCTTCGAGGCCGTGGAGCTGCAGCTGCCCGAGGCGAGCCGGCTCGTGCTGTTCACCGACGGGCTGCTGGAGGACCGCGACCGGGACTTCGACACCGGCCTCGACCTGCTGACCGAGGCCCTGTCCCGGCCGGACCGCAGCCCCGACCAGGCCTGTTCCGACGTACTGTCCGCGCTGCTGTTCCCGGCGCCGAGCGATGACATCGCCCTGCTCATCGCCGACACCCGGCGGCTCCCGGCCGAGCGGATCGCGGAGTGGGAGGTGTTCCCGGACCCCTCGGACGTGTCCCGGGTCCGCCGCGCGGGCTCCGCGCAGCTCACCGCGTGGGGCCTGGGGGACGTCACCTTCACCGCCGAGCTGATCCTCAGCGAGCTGATCACCAACGCGATCCGCTACGGGACCCCGCCGATCCGGGTCCGGCTGCTCCGCGACCGCACCCTGATCTGCGAGATCTCCGACGGCAGCAGCACCTCGCCGCACCTGCGCTACGCGGCCACGACCGACGAGGGCGGGCGCGGCCTGTTCCTCGTCGCCCAGTACGCCGAGCGCTGGGGCACCCGCTACACGGACCGAGGCAAGGTGATCTGGGCGGAGCTCCCCCTGACGGGCGCGGCCGAGCCGGCACCCCCGGCTGTACTGGACCTGGACGCCCTGGAGGACCTGGCCTGGTAGCGGACGGCGGTCACGGGCTCTGGAGCCGGGCGGCCAGCCGGGCCTTCGCCTGCGGCCATTCGCCGGCCAGCAGGGAGAAGTACACGCTGTCGCGCCAGGTGCCGTCCGGGCGCCGGCGGTGGCGGCGCAGGACGCCTTCGCGCTGCGCTCCGAGGCGGGCGATCGCGGCCTGGGAGCGGGTGTTGAGGTGGTCCGTCTTGAGCTGGACCCGGCCCATGCCGAGGTCCTCGAAGGCGTGGGTGAGCAGGAGCAGCTTGGACTCGGTGTTGACGGCGCTGCGCCAGTAGGCGCGCCCGTACCAGGTCCAGCCGATCTCCAGGCGTTCGTCGGCCGCGCTGATGTCCATGTACGTGGTCCAGCCGGCGGCCCGGCCGCTTTCCAGGTGGATGACGGCGAAGGGAACGTACTCGCCGCGCTCCGCGTCCTCCAGCAGTGCGTCGAGCGTGGCGCCCAGCTCCTGCTCCGTCCGCGGCGCGCCGCCCACCCAGCGCCAGACCTCCTCGTCACCGCCTCCGGCCGCGTAGAGGTCGGGGAGGTGGCTCCTGGTCAGCGGCTCCAGGCGGACGTGGCGGCCGGTGAGCGTGATGGGGGACGGCGACTTGGCAGGCATGGGAGAAACGGTAGCCGCTCATTGCGCTAGATACAAACAATTATTGCACTAGTACATTCACTGCATCCGCGCCAGCAGCACCGCCACGTCGTCCTGCGGGGCCTCCGGGAGGAGACGCGCCAGGATCGTGTCGCACAGGGTCTCCAGGGGCTCTCCCCCGCCCCTCAGGGCGTCCGCCAGCCCCGCCATGCCCTCGTCCAGGTCCCGGTCCCGGGACTCGATGAGGCCGTCCGTGTAGAGCACGAGCAGGCTGCCCGGCTCGAGCCGCACCTCCTCCGTGCGGAACTCCCGCCCGCCCGTGCCGAGCGGGGTTCCCGGCGGGCCCTCCAGGAAGGTCACGGCCCCGGCCGCCGTGACCACGGCCGGCGGCGGGTGGCCGGCGCGGGCGATGACGCACGCGCCCGTCACCGGGTCGTGGACGGCGTAGACGCACGTGGCCATCTCGTCCTCACCGAGGTCGGCCACCACGGCGTCCAGCGACCGGAGCATCTGCTCCGGGGTCACCTGATGCCGCGCCAGGGTCCGTACGGCGGTGCGCAGTTGGCCCATGACCGCGGCCGCGTGGATGCCGTGGCCCATCACGTCGCCGATCACCAGGCCGGTCCGGCCGTCCGGCAGCTCGATGACGTCGTACCAGTCCCCGCCGACGTCGTGGTCGCTGGCCGGGAGGTAGCGGCCGGTCAGCTCCAGGCCGGCGACCTCGGGCAGCGCGTTGTTGGTGAGGCTGCGCTGGAGCGTCAGGGCCGCCGCGCGCTGGGTGGTGTACATCCGGGCGTTGTCGATGTTCAGCGCGGCCCGGGCCACCACCTCGTCGATGAGCACGCAGTCCTCGTGGTCGAAGGGATCGCGCCCGCGCACCCGGGTCACCACCACCACTCCGAGCACCCGGCCGCGGGCCACCAGCGGGACCATCCGGGCGCAGCCCAGGGTGGCCAGGTAGGCGCGCAGCGCGGCCGCGCGCGGATCCTTGATCAGGGCCGGGATGTCGGCCGTGAACAGGTTCATGGGCTGGCCGTCGGTGATGACCTGCTCGTAGGCGGTGTGCGCCGGGATCTGGAAGGTCTGCCCGGCGACCAGTTTGGCGGTCGGGGCGGCCGGGTCCGGGAAGAGGGCGGCGAGGCGGCGCAGCAGGCCCCGGGTGGACGCGCCGGCCTCGTCCGGGTCCAGTACGGCTTCCAGCAGCTGTACGTCGGCCGAGTCCGCGAGCTGCGGTACCAGCACCTCCACGATCTCCTGGGCCGTCTGCCCCAGGTCCAGCGTGGTGCCGATGCGGGTGCCGGCCTCGGAGAGCAGGGCGAACCGGCTGCGCGCCCGCTCCGCCTCGGCCTGGGCGCGCTGCCCGTCGGTGATGTCGATGAGGGAGGCGATCAGGCCGAGCGGCCGCCCGGACCCGTCCAGCAGCGGGGCGTAGGAGCAGGACCAGGTCCGGTCGTGGTCGGGGTCGGCGGGGGTGCGGCCGGTGCGCCGGACGTCCACGACGGCGGAGCCGCATTCCAGCACCTTGGCCATGAGCCGTTCGAGCGCGGCGGCATTGACCCCGGGCACGACCTCGGTGAGCCGTTTGCCGACGTGCTCGGCGGCGGACACCCCGTTCATCCGGGCGAGGGCGTCGTTGACGCGCAGGAAGCGCAGGTCCGGGCCGAGGGTGCCGAGGCCGATCGGTGACTGGGTGAACAGGCTCTGCAGCGCGGCGAGCGAATCGCGCATCCGCAGGACCTCGGAGGTCTCCACGGCGATCAGCATGGAACCGGTGCGCCCCTGCGGATCCGGTGAGGGCAGGATCCACATCTCCATCGGGACCTGGTGTCCGTCGCGGTGGCGCACGGGCAGGGTGCCGACGACCGTCTCCCCGGCCTGGACCCGGCGGGTCAGCTGGTCGGCGAGCTCGTGGTTGGCGTCGGGGACGAGCACGTCGGAGCCCGGCCGGCCGAGGATGTCCTCGGGGCGGTGGCCCAGCAGGTCCTGGGCGGCCAGCGACCATTCGACGACGAGCCCGTCGGCGTCTTCCCGCCACAGGGCGATCGGCAGCAGCTCGCTCAGTACGCCCGCGTACCCGACAGCAGCCACCGGCTGGTCCGGTACCTCGCTCGTCTCCTGGTACGTGTCCAATGCACCGACCTCACCCCAGGGGGCCCTATTCCTACCGATTCACCCTATCCGAGCCTTCACCGCCCGGCGCTGTGTCGGGCCGGACGGCATCCCGCTACCGGGCTGTTACTCCCAGTCGTCCCAGGGCGGGTCGATGTCCTCGTCCTCCGGACCGAAGAGCGACTCCTCCGCCCGCGGGCTCGGCGGGGACTGCGCGGGCACGGCGGCGGAGGTGACCGCCACGGCCCGGGCGGCCGGCGGGGCGGTCGCCGGGGCGGCTGCGGCTGGCGTCGCCGTGGCCCCCGCGCCCGGCTCGGGCTGCGCGCCGCCCAGGGTCCGCAGGATGCCCTCGGCGTACTTGGCGAGCTTCGCCTCGCCGACACCGCTGATCGTGCCCAGTTCCGCGACCGTTCCGGGCAGCTGGGTCGCGATCTCCCGCAGCGTCGCGTCGTGGAAGACGACGTACGCCGGAACGCCCTGCTCCTTCGCGGTCTCGGCGCGCCACGCACGGAGGGACTCGAACACCGGTACGGCGGCTGCCGGCAGGTCGACCGGGACCCGGCCGCCCTTCCCGGAGCGCGATCCGCCGGACTCCCTGCGGGAGGAGCCGGCCGGCGGCGCCGTCTCCTTGCGCATCGGGACGCTCCGGCGCCCGCCCAGCACCTCGCCGCTGGCCTCGGTCAGCACCAGCGTGCCGTAGTCGCCCTCGACCGCCAGCAGTCCGAGCGCCAGCAGCTGCCGGACGACCCCGCGCCATTCGGTGGTGCCCAGGTCCGCCCCGATGCCGAACACCGAGAGCCCGTCGTGGTCGAACTGGATGACCTTGGCGGTCTTCTTGCCCTGCAGGATGTCGATGATCTGGCCGGCGCCGAACTTCTGGCGCCGTTCCTTGGCCAGCCGCCACACCGTGGACAGCAGCTTCTGCGCCGGGACCGTCCCGTCCCAGGACTCTGCGGGCGTCAGGCAGGTGTCGCAGTTCCCGCAGTCCGGCGCACCGGTCTGCCCGAAGTACGCCAGCAGCCGCACCCGGCGGCAGCCGACCGTCTCGCACAGCGCGAGCATCGCCTCCAGGTGTCCGGCCAGCGCGCGGCGGTGCGCTTCGTCGCCCTCGGAGCCCTCGATCATCTTGCGCTGCTGCACCACGTCCTGGAGCCCGTACGCCAGCCAGGCCGTGGCCGGTTCCCCGTCGCGGCCGGCACGGCCGGTCTCCTGGTAGTAGCCCTCGACCGATTTGGGCAGGTCCAGGTGGGCCACGAACCGCACGTCCGGCTTGTCGATGCCCATGCCGAACGCGATCGTGGCCACCACCACGACCCCGTCCTCGCGCAGGAACTTCGACTGGTTGGCCGCGCGCGTCCGGGAGTCCATGCCCGCGTGGTAGGGCACGGCGTCGATGCCCTGCTCGACCAGGGCCGCCGCCGTCTTCTCCACCGAGGCCCGCGAGAGGCAGTAGACGACCCCGGCGTCCCCGGGGTGCTCGGTGCGGATCAGCTCCAGCAGCTGCTTGAGCGGGTTGTTCTTCGCCACGATCCGGTACTGGATGTTCGGCCGGTCGAAGCCGGCCACGAAGTGACGGGCCTCCTCCAGGCCGAGGCGCGCCGCGATCTCGGCGTGCGTGGCCTCGGTGGCCGTCGCGGTCAGCGCGATCCGGGGCACCTTGGGCCAGCGCTCGTGCAGCATGGACAGCGCGAGGTAGTCGGGCCGGAAGTCGTGGCCCCACTGGGCGACGCAGTGCGCTTCGTCGATGGCGAAGAGCGAGACCGTGCCCCGGTCGAGCAGCCGCTGCGTCCCTTCGGTGCGCAGCCGCTCGGGTGCCAGGTAGAGCAGATCGAGCTCGCCGTCGAGGAAGGCCTGCTCGACCGCGCGCCGGTCGTCGGACAGCTGCGTCGAATTGAGGAACCCGGCCCGCACTCCGAGCGCGTTGAGGGCGTCCACCTGGTCCTGCATCAGGGCGATCAGCGGGGAGATCACCACTCCGGTGCCCGCTCTGACCAGCGCCGGGATCTGGTAGCAGAGCGATTTGCCGCCGCCGGTGGGCATCAGCACGAGCGCGTCGCCGCCACCGGCCACGTGCTCGATGATCTGCTGCTGCTCGCCGCGGAACGAGTCGTACCCGAAGACGCGGTGGAGCACCTGCTGTGCGTCGGGGATCTCGACGGCTGCCTCGGAAGTGGTCATCCCAGAAGCCTAGCGACCTCCTCGGACACATCCGCCCGGATCCGCTCGACCCTGTGGATATCCGGGAGGGACCTCACGGTCCCGCACCCGGGCGGCGCGGCCGGGCGCCCCGACGGCCCGACCGGTGACACAGTGGAGGATCTCCCGTATCTCCCGGTCTCCGAGAGGAACACGCGATGTGGCAGCCCGACGGGTGGGACGTGCGCGTCCGCCTCGGCGTCCTCACCCCGCACGCCGATGTCGGCCCCGAGTCGGAGCTGCGTGCCATGGCTCCGGCCGACGTGGGCGTGCACGCCGCGCGGGTGCCGTTCCGCGCGATGGGGCGCGGCGGCGCGATGGACCCCACCATTCCGCTCGCCCCCGTACGGGCCTTCGCCGAGCCCCCGCACGTGGACGACGCCGCCGAGCTGCTGGCGGCCGCCCCGGTGTCGGTGATCGCCTACGCCTTCACCAGCTCCGCCTACGTCATCGGCCCGCGCGGGGAGGGGTACATGCTGGACCGGCTGCGCGAGCGCACCCACGGGCTTCCCGTGGTGGCCACCTGCGCCGCCACCGCCGAGGCGCTGCGGGCGCTGGACGCCGGCCGGATCGCCCTCGTGGACCCGCCGTGGTTCGACGAGACGCTGAGCGATCTGGGCCGGGGCTACTACGAGGACGCCGGGTTCGAGGTCCCGTACGCCGCCCCCTGCGGCCTCCCCAGCGGGCAGACCCTCATCGGGCCGCGGGCGCTGCACGACTGGGTGGCCTCGCACGTCCCCGACACCGCGGACGCGGTCGTGATCGGCGGCAACGGCTTCCGCGCGGTCGGGGCGATCGCGGCCCTGGAGGCCACCCTGGGCCGCCCGGTCCTGACCGCGAACCAGGCGCTCCTCTGGGCGGCCCTGCGCGCGGCGGCCACCCCGACCACCCCCGTCACGGCCTACGGCCGGCTGTTCTCGACGGCCTGAGGGCCGTGGCGCCTCCCTTGCCGCCTGGGCGCCGTGCGCCGAGCCGAAATATGATGAGCCCGGGTCTTTCGCGCAGCGGAAGCAGAGGCACATGGACGTGGACGTATCCCGGAGCGGTCCGTGACCCCGCGTCGGCCTCCCCGGCCGGCCAGCGCGGATCTGCTGAGCATGCTGGGCCGGCTCACCGCCCAGGCGCGGGAAGGCGCCGAGCTGCAGCGGGCCCGGGTGGAGCTGGCCGAGGCCCTGCAGCGCGAGTTGCTGCCCGCCTCCCTGCCCGTGGCGCCGGGGCTGAGGGCCGCGGCCCGGTACGCGCCCGCCCGGCGCGGCCTGGACATCGGCGGTGACTGGTACGACGGCTTCCGGGTGGCGGGCGGGGCGCTCGCCTTCTCCATAGGCGACGTACAGGGGCACGATGTGGCGGCCACCGCCTTCATGGGGCAGGTCCGGGTGTGTCTGCGCGCCGTGGCCTCCGTCGTCCTCGATCCCGGCGAGGTGCTGAGCCAGGCCAATGACGTGCTGCTCTCCATGGACAGCGAGCTGTTCGCGACCTGCAGTCTGCTCCGCTTCGATCCGCGGACGTGGGAGCTCCAGACGGCCCGCGCCGGCCACGTCCCCACCGTCTGGGCCACCGTCGACGGCCGGTACGGCATCGCCGAGGACGCCGGCGGTCCGCCGCTGGGCACGGTCCCCGGGGCCCGGTACCCGGTGACCCGCCGGAGGCTGACGGAGGCGGGCTCCATCGTCCTGGTCACCGACGGGGTGGTCGAAGGGCCGTCGTTCCCGATCGAGGCGGGGCTGGAGCGCGTGGCCCGGATCGTCGGGGAGGCGGCGGGGAGCGATCCCGACGAGCTGGCCGCCGAGGTGATGAAGGTGACCGATTTCACCGGCCACGCCGACGACGCCGCAGTGCTCGTCCTCAGCCACGACGCGGCCGGACCCCGCTAGGCCCCCGGCAACCGGCCACCCGTCCACGCGTGTCACGCCCTGCCGGGAGGCGCGGACCGTTGTCTGATGCAGGGGTGCGCACCGTGGAATGGCGACGTCCGGCCGGAACCCTCCTTCGGATCCTCGGGGTCGCCGTCGCCTACTACGCGACCGGTCGGCTCGGCCTGCGGCTGCACGTGAGCGTCGAGGGGGCGGTGGTCACGCCCCTGTGGCTGCCGACCGGGATCGCCCTCGCCTGCCTGCTGTGGTTCGGGCCCCGGATCTGGCCCGGCCTGGCGCTCGGGACCTACCTCTCCATCGAGCGGATCAGTGCCTTCGACCTCGTCGATCTCGGCATCATCGCGGGCAACACCCTCGCTCCGCTGTGCGCCTACGCGATGCTGCGCCGGGTGGGCTTCCGCCCCGAACTGGACCGGCTGCGGGACGGGCTGGCCCTGGTCTTCCTCGGCGGCCTGCTGCCGATGCTGATCAGCTCCACCACCGGGACCTGGACGCTGGTGCTCACCGGCGACCTGCCGGTGGCGAGCTTCTGGCCGGTGTGGTCGGCCTGGTGGGCCGGCGACACGATGGGCGTCCTCCTGCTGACCCCGCTGCTGCTGGTCCTGCGCCGGGCCCGGCTGCCCCGGGACCCGTACCGGGTGGCCGAGGCGGCGGCCCTGGCGGTCACGGTCGGCGCCGTCACCCTCACGGCCACCCGCAGCTCCCTGTCCCTGCTCTTCCTCGTCTTCCCGCTGCTCATCTGGGCCGCGGTGCGCTTCCGGCTCCCCGGCGCCGCACCGTGTGCCCTGCTCGTGTCCGTCCTGGCGATCACGGCGGCGACCGACCGGGCCGGGCCCTTCGCCGGCCACACCCTCCTGGAGATCATGGTCAACCTCCAGGCGCTCAACGGGGCGGCCGCCCTGACCGCGCTGCTGCTGGCGGCCCTCGTCACGGAGCAGGACGACATCCGCCAGAAGATCGAAGAGGTCTGCGAGGACCTGGCCGAGGTGGTGGCCCGCCTGGCCCCGCCGAAGGAATGACAGACGGCAGAACAAACCCTTGACTAAGACGAAATAGGGAGGAAACTCATCAATACACCGGAATACCGGATAGAGCCGCACCTCCTTCTGGAGACGTCCAGAAGCCCGCGTGACCCTTTTCCAGGCTCTGGCCAGGCCCCCGGCAGAAGTTGTCGACCAGGGGAGCCATCGGCGACGGCGGATGGCTCATGGAATCGACGACCTGCCGGGGACTGTCTTGTCCGCCTTGTCCGCCTTGTCCGCGGACCCTAGGCCGGCAGGATCACCCGCGGCGCGTCGGCCGTGTCGAGCACCGCCGCGATCCCCTGCGCGAGGCGGGGAATGCTGTTCGCCGGGATTCCCGCGATGTTGATCCGCCCCGAGGTGGTGCCGTAGACGGCGTACTGGCGGCGAAGCCTGAGCATCTGCTGCGGCGTGAGCGGCAGCATGGAGAACATCCCCTTCTGCCGTGCCAGCGACCGCGCCTGCTCCGCTCGGCCCAGCGCGCTCAAGTGGGCGACCAGATCGGCCCGGTTGGCCATGATCCGGCCCCGCATGACGTCCAGTTCCGCCCGCCAGGCGGCCCGTAGGCCCTCGTCCTCCAGGATCGTGGTCACGACGGCCGCGCCGTGCTCGGGCGGCATGGAGTAGAGCGTCCGGGCCGCGTTCTGCAGGGCCGTCTCGGCGTGCCGCACGGACCGGGCCGAGGCGCCGAGAACGATCGCGCAGCCGACGCGGTCGCTGTAGAGGCCGAAGTTCTTGGAGCAGCTGACCGCGATCAGCATTTCCGGTACGCGCTCCGCCAGCATCCGCGTGGCCAGCAGGTCGGCCTCCAGGCCGTCGCCGAGCCCGTGATAGGCGAGGTCGACGAAGGGCACCCAGCCGACGCGGGCGGCGGACTCGGCCAGCGCCTCCCAGTCGTCGAGGAGGGGGTCCACACCCGTGGGGTTGTGGCAGCACCCCTGGAGCAGGACGACGTCGTCCCGCCGGGCCTCGCGCAGTTCCCGCAGCACGCCCGCCGTGTCGAAGCCGCCCTCGGCGTCGCGCCAGCCGTACGGACGGACCTTCAGCCCGGCGGCCTCCAGGATGGGCCGGTGGTTGACGTACGCCGGATCGCTGACCCACACCGTGGTGCCCGGGCGGGTGCGCCAGATCAGATCGGCCAGCAGCCGCAGTGCGCCGGAGCCCGCGACGGTCTGGACGGCCGCGGCCCGGTCGGCCGCTCCGCCCGGGCCGGGGCCCAGGACCAGGTCCAGCAGGGAGCGGTTGAAGGCGGCGTTGCCGGAGAGCCCGCGGTACTCCTTGGACTCCGAGCGCTCCGCCAGGCGTATCTCGGCCTCGCGCACGGCGGCCATGACGGGCGTGGTTCCCGTCTGGTCCCGGTAGACCCCGAGGACGAGGTTCAGGCGTTCGGGCCGGTCGTCCGTGCCGAACTCGTAGGTCAGGTCCCACAGCGGGTCGGTGGGCGGCGGCGGGAGGAGCTCAAGCATCTGCGGGCACCTTGGGTCGTGGGCGGCGGTTGGCGAGGACGACGCCGGCGGTGATGAGGGGAACGCCGATGAGCACGGCGGTGGTCGGCGACTCGCCGAGCAGCGGGACGGCGAGCAGGACGACGGCGACGGGGCTGAGGCTGCCGACGACGGAGCTGCGCTCGGCGCCCAGCCTGCGGATGGCGAAGGCGTACAACAGGCCCGCGCACAGCCCGACTCCGAGCCCTTGCACCACCAGGAACAGCGCGATGTCGCTGCCCGCGGCATGCGCGATGCCCGTCGGCAGCACCCCGGTCAGGACCAGGACCCCGACCACCGCGAAGGAGGGCAGGCACAGCAGCCCGATCGATCCGACGGGGTCGAGGTCCACCTCGCGCAGGCCCACCGTGTAGAGGGCCCACAGCCCGCTGGCGACCAGGAGGATGCCGGAGCCGGCCAGCACGTCGGTGTCCACCGGGACGGCGTAGCGCCAGACGAGGGCGACCACACCGGCCGCGATCAGCGCGAGCCCGACGGACTGCGTCCCCCGGGGCAGGCCGTGGCCGCGGCGGACCATGATCGCGGAGACGAACAGCGGGACCATCCCGGGGACGATCGAGCCGACGAAGGCGGCGGAGGTCAGCGCGCCGCCGTGCATCGCCGCCAGGAAGAAGGGCACCCCCGCGCCACAGACGATCTTGAGTGCGACGCCCGGCCGCACCGCGGCGATGCGTCGGCGGCGCCGCCACAAGGCCGGGAGCAGGACGAGGAGGGGGACGCCGAACCTCAGCAGGGCCGCGTCGGCCGGCAGGAGGGAGGAGGCGCTCAGGGCGCGGGCGCTGAGCGCGAAGGCCGCCCAGATCGCCACGGTCAGCAGGAGGGCCAGCATGCCCTCGGCCTGCGGGGAGAGCCCGAACCGGCCGGGGTGT
This genomic interval from Streptomyces sp. NBC_00193 contains the following:
- a CDS encoding aromatic amino acid transaminase, whose translation is MLELLPPPPTDPLWDLTYEFGTDDRPERLNLVLGVYRDQTGTTPVMAAVREAEIRLAERSESKEYRGLSGNAAFNRSLLDLVLGPGPGGAADRAAAVQTVAGSGALRLLADLIWRTRPGTTVWVSDPAYVNHRPILEAAGLKVRPYGWRDAEGGFDTAGVLRELREARRDDVVLLQGCCHNPTGVDPLLDDWEALAESAARVGWVPFVDLAYHGLGDGLEADLLATRMLAERVPEMLIAVSCSKNFGLYSDRVGCAIVLGASARSVRHAETALQNAARTLYSMPPEHGAAVVTTILEDEGLRAAWRAELDVMRGRIMANRADLVAHLSALGRAEQARSLARQKGMFSMLPLTPQQMLRLRRQYAVYGTTSGRINIAGIPANSIPRLAQGIAAVLDTADAPRVILPA
- a CDS encoding DMT family transporter, which translates into the protein MVATNTTPATAPPDKAGHPGRFGLSPQAEGMLALLLTVAIWAAFALSARALSASSLLPADAALLRFGVPLLVLLPALWRRRRRIAAVRPGVALKIVCGAGVPFFLAAMHGGALTSAAFVGSIVPGMVPLFVSAIMVRRGHGLPRGTQSVGLALIAAGVVALVWRYAVPVDTDVLAGSGILLVASGLWALYTVGLREVDLDPVGSIGLLCLPSFAVVGVLVLTGVLPTGIAHAAGSDIALFLVVQGLGVGLCAGLLYAFAIRRLGAERSSVVGSLSPVAVVLLAVPLLGESPTTAVLIGVPLITAGVVLANRRPRPKVPADA